A stretch of Telopea speciosissima isolate NSW1024214 ecotype Mountain lineage chromosome 11, Tspe_v1, whole genome shotgun sequence DNA encodes these proteins:
- the LOC122646832 gene encoding diacylglycerol O-acyltransferase 3 produces MEASGALIRSFHSFSCGGFDNNPLKSSVSTVSIDAGKRFSGEFRLLGCRDSSVSLKTSKLSESFVPGFLDIGHVKYYASPPTCSKVCKKEKSETATIKKKLKQIKGLTKNLLVISSDLSSPEINYGFVGDDKKTISEASEVLLAQLGKLRAQEKELKRRRKEEKAKLKAALMKPRDDNESSSSSSSESSDSECEKIVDMKQLRNRALAEPQSTSELEALVTTSNLQTKEQRIAEVNEDHSLKSFCNGDRRVGGSTVVVAASPAEKIEVCMGGKCMKMGAAVLLEEFEKMVGVEGAVVGCKCMGKCRDGPNVRVLNACDKNSSDGMERSVRPATNPLCLGVGLENVGEIVANFFGDGSKDLGLMAT; encoded by the exons ATGGAGGCATCTGGTGCTCTTATTCGTTCTTTTCATAGCTTCTCTTGTGGTGGTTTTGATAACAATCCATTAAAATCCTCTGTTTCTACTGTCTCAATAGATGCCGGAAAACGGTTTTCCGGGGAGTTTCGGCTTCTGGGTTGTCGAGATTCTTCGGTTTCTCTAAAAACCAGTAAGCTTTCAGAGTCGTTTGTTCCTGGGTTTCTTGATATTGGGCATGTGAAGTATTACGCTTCGCCACCGACCTGTAGCAAGGTATGTAAGAAGGAAAAATCTGAAACTGCAACGATAAAGAAGAAGTTGAAGCAGATTAAAGGGTTGACTAAGAATCTGTTGGTGATTTCTTCTGACTTGAGTTCTCCGGAGATCAACTATGGTTTTGTTGGGGACGATAAAAAGACGATTTCG GAAGCATCTGAGGTTCTTCTTGCTCAACTAGGAAAATTAAGAGCACAGGAAAAAGAACTaaaaaggaggaggaaagaagagaaagctaAACTGAAAGCTGCATTAATGAAACCCAGAGATGACAATGAATCATCCTCTAGCTCATCATCTGAATCGAGTGATAGCGAATGCGAAAAGATTGTTGACATGAAACAGCTCAGGAATAGGGCACTGGCAGAACCACAGTCAACCAGTGAATTAGAAGCATTAGTAACAACCTCAAACCTTCAAACCAAAGAACAGAGAATTGCAGAGGTGAATGAAGATCACAGTTTGAAGAGTTTCTGTAATGGTGACAGAAGGGTTGGAGGAAGTACTGTAGTTGTGGCGGCATCACCAGCAGAGAAGATTGAGGTTTGCATGGGAGGGAAGTGCATGAAAATGGGAGCTGCAGTACTGTTGGAGGAATTTGAGAAAATGGTTGGTGTGGAGGGGGCTGTTGTTGGATGCAAGTGCATGGGGAAGTGCAGAGATGGTCCTAATGTGAGGGTTTTGAATGCTTGTGACAAGAACTCCTCTGATGGAATGGAGAGATCTGTTAGACCTGCAACTAACCCTTTGTGTCTTGGGGTGGGATTGGAGAATGTAGGTGAAATTGTGGCTAATTTTTTTGGGGATGGGAGCAAGGATTTGGGTCTGATGGCAACTTAG
- the LOC122646180 gene encoding agamous-like MADS-box protein AGL61 — translation MGKCSRGRQKIEIKRIENEDHRQVTFSKRRNGLFKKASELCILCGAETALIVFSPAGKAYSFGHLSVNSVINRYILDKDDSAQNSKDGGAAAIALVTEELVAEKKKKKKTGTVIQLDDELMKKEKVLPEFWWEEPIDDELDVHELKKLRVAMEELRKNVIKRADDLMMEEASLPSSSSFLAINPVPLGVIPAARMRMDEGSTSSNVPHGFHLDFGFGNF, via the exons ATGGGGAAGTGCAGTAGGGGTAGGCAGAAGATTGAAATCAAGAGAATTGAAAACGAAGATCACAGACAAGTTACCTTCTCAAAACGAAGGAATGGGCTTTTCAAGAAGGCAAGCGAGCTTTGCATCCTATGCGGCGCAGAGACTGCCTTAATCGTCTTCTCTCCAGCTGGTAAAGCATATTCCTTCGGCCATTTATCTGTTAATTCCGTAATTAATAGGTATATCCTCGACAAGGACGACTCTGCCCAAAATTCCAAAGATGGTGGTGCAGCTGCAATTGCactt GTTACTGAAGAACTTGtagctgagaagaagaagaagaagaagacaggaaCAGTGATACAACTAGATGATGAGttgatgaaaaaggaaaaagttttgCCAGAGTTTTGGTGGGAGGAGCCGATCGATGATGAACTTGACGTTCATGAGTTAAAGAAATTGAGGGTTGctatggaagagcttaggaagaATGTGATCAAGCGtgctgatgatttgatgatggaagaagcttcattaCCTTCTTCGTCGTCGTTCTTGGCGATAAATCCAGTTCCTCTGGGAGTTATCCCAGCTGCGAGAATGAGAATGGACGAGGGGAGTACTTCATCAAATGTTCCTCATGGATTTcatttggattttgggtttgggaactTCTAA